In the genome of Phycodurus eques isolate BA_2022a chromosome 22, UOR_Pequ_1.1, whole genome shotgun sequence, the window GCACGGCACCCAAAAGGCAAGAATGGGAGGATTGGGAGAGAGAGGAGAGTTAAAACCCAGCAACGCATCCAGATAGAAAGTTCTCTTCCAATTAAAAGACTAAAAGCAATTTTTGTCTGTGTTGCCAAGAGCACATGTGGCCCTCTAACCGAACCCAACTTCAATTTTAGCCTAtcacaaacccaaaaaaaaagtctgacgaTAAggcatgacaacaacaatggcaaatTGAGGATAACTAAGTTACTTTGACAGTCCAGTGGCTTTTAACCGATGACAAGTACCCTAAAGCTGCTAATTTACACACGTACATAAAGATTTCCTATTCTAAAGGACGATAGCTTCTAATGTGATGGTTggaaaagaaggaaaacaagTAGAAAGAACACAGTACGACAGGTAGAAGGGCAAAGAAATGAAAGCGTTACACACAAAGAGCCAAGCAGGGCGTACTCAGAAAGCGCGTCCTCCTGCCGACAGGCTTGAAGGCCAAACGCTCGGAACCCCAGCTCAACTTTACGCAGCCTGAGTGAGAAGATgaagagaaggagaagatgGGAGGGAAGAGTGCAACAAAAAGAGACGGGACAGAGAAAACGTAACATTGAGTTATCACAGAGAGAGAAATACAGGAAAGAGGTGAGCAGCGTGTTGATGTGAGTAACGACACATAAGCACGCGTTTGTTTGTTGGCAAGCAAAGATGTGAAAGATCGTAACCCCAACATGGTCTTGATTTTGTCGAGCCTACCTGGGGTGGTAGCACACAAGCTGGGCACGGAGAGAGCCGCCGAGCTGGTGTAGGTCGAACACAGGATGTCGCTGGAGGGAGCCGCCGTGAGGGGCCGCTCACCGCTGCGGCCGCCGTCGCCTGGATCCGCTAATCCCCCTGGCGCTAACTGAGCCAGCTGGCCGGGGCACAACGCCGGGACGCTCTGGGCCGACAAAGCGCTGCCTGGAAACAGCGGGGGGCAGCGAGGAGGCAGGGCGAGCGGCAAGGGAGAccgcgcgcgcacacagacaGCGGtcgtccacaaaacacacacacaaacacacgggaAAACAGACAGAGAAGGCAGTCAGAAATGTTCAAGCTTGGAGCCTGCGGCAGCACCCACCCACACGTAGAACCAAGCAGACACACGTAAACACATACAGTGTACAGCGTTAAACGTTTGCACTGACTGTAAAATCACTGgtgatataaaaagtctccacaccctggttcaaatgccaggttcaTGTAATCTAAAGAACTGAGACGAAGATATATCAATCCCCAGGTACAGCAGGGTGTGCGCAGTGGTGTATCTACATTATTTCAGTGGTTTAGTTTGACTTTCCCTCTCGAAAAGATAAAAAACATAATGGAAAAAGTTTTTCAATCATGTTTTTAGATTGCAATCCCCTAGCACTTAAATAGGGATGTTAAGACTTTTCACATCCACTCTCGGTCGTCTGAACGGACTGTTTAATAGCAGGAAAACCCACCTAGCTGAAGCGGACTCTTGCTACCGTGCGAGGAGCTGGTTCTGGACGATTTGCTTGATTTGCTCTTGGTGGGTCGTCTCCGCTTGCCGGCCAAGGCGATGACCGGGGGGAGTACAGCGGCTGGAGGAACCTACGCCCGCCGACAAAGATGAGGTTTGGTCTTTAAACTTCAATTTTGTCTAAGTTGTTCACCAAGTTAATTGTCATATACCTTTCCCAGCCTTGTGAACAGACCGTCTATTTCTTCCTTCTGACGCGTGTGAAGGGCCTGAATCTCACTCAAGTGTCTGGTGGAagaaacaggacaaaaatatgATGAGTTAAGCTCTTGTGAGGCTCCAGAGGAAGCGGGTGAGAGCCGCCACACTTTTCTTGGAGGCGGTTGATCTCCCGCTTGAAGTCCTCGTCCTCGAATTCTGAGTCGTTGTCGCTGCTTATGTAGGAGTTGTTGAAGGAGTTGCTGCTGTTCAGACTGGGCAAGGAGACTTTGTGGGCAGCGTCCAGACTCGGGGAGTGGGCGGGCTCGGCGGGCCCGTTCGCGGCCTGGGCCGGGGGCGGCGGACTCGGCCTGGGTTCGGTGCTCTGCTCTTGGGCCGGACTGACGGAAAACCTGCCTACTCGGGCCTCAGAATTGGTGGTAACCTGTATTAAAACACAAGACAAATGACAaatctaaataataaatatctaAATAATGAAGGCATGATGATATTTCTACCTGGAAGCGTCCGATGGTGGCGGTGGGCTTTGGCGAGAGGCACGGGGAGGAGAGAGGGGAAGGGCGTTGGGACACTCCTAGCATTTTCTGTGGAAGTCCATCCACCACATCTCCACCCTGTGCTCCTCCCACTCTGAGCGGGGACGAGGAGCCCTTGTGCAAACTGTTTTCCGGGCTGGAGAGActggaggacgacgacgacgatgacgaggaagtggtggaggaagatgaagaagaagtggTGGAGGAGGATTCTGTGCAGGCTGGGTGCTGCGTGTGAGGCTCTTCAGTGGCCAGCAACACCTAAGCAATGGAGGGAATGTTGAAAAATAACAGCGAGAAAGGCAGATGAAATCATTTCTTCGAGACTTTCAAACCTGAAATCTCCCAAGTTTTACTCCAGCTTGAGGAGCAGCAGTTGTAGAGGCGTCTTCCTTCAGAGCTAAGGGAGCTGAAAGGTAAACGACATGTAAAATAACAAGATACTAGTCACATAAGATGTGCAAAGAGTATGTCACTATACATACTTGGTTGTCCCGACAGAGGAATGGCGCCGTGGGAAGCCTTAGGTAAACACGGAGGAAACAAATTAGCAGTGTCGATAAAATGCGTGTGGCTATGTTTGTACCTGTGTGGGTGTGCTAACAGAAACAGTCTCGGGGCTAAGGGCTCGTCTCAGCTGAGCGTCCAGGTCCTCCAGAGGTTGCTGGGActgcagaaagaaaagagagaccgcttggtttttgtgtgtgtgtttttaactcACTCATAAAATTCCCAGACATacaggatattttttttatcctcttcaaagaatgactaatattactgcagcttactgagcatTGTGACCGTCTCCTTCATATTTATTCATGtctatattatactgccccctgttgGCCAAGGCGCGGACACAAGAAGGAGcggcacaatgcccattgaattgaagcaagaaAATGTGGCAATCACTGTTTATTattcacattctatttaattatgtcatgagAAACAAAGAGACAATAAATGCCGGTGgaatgcatacagtacatagatGATTATGCACACACAGAAGCACATATAAGCTGGGTAAGCTAAAGATAAATCATATTTTCTCTGGTTACGTGTACCATAAAATCAATCAAACCCCAGCGAGGTTTAACTGCAGTGAAGATCATTTTAATCCAAGAGGACACATCTCGCCCACGGGAGTTGCGTAAGAAGCAGGGAGTGAATGTCTGTGTGTCATTTTTACTGAGCTTGCTTCTCGCGCTTGAATGGAAGACTATTTTTAGACAGACAGCGGCCCTcgcagacacaaaaaaaaaacagtctgggAAATAAACGTCCATCAATTGTCTCCCCTCTTTTGCACTATatctgtcaatttgaaatgattGAAGTGCACTTCGCTGCCTCTGTGATTATCGGTTGGCAACATCTATCCAGACATCGTAAAACATTCAATGTGAGTAAAAGCAAGAAGACATTATGAAGACGTACGGCACTTGTGAATAGCAGCAAAAATAACAACACCTGAGTGAGACACGATCCAGGGAGGGACGGCGGGAGTTCTGAAGGAGAACTGGCCTAATCTCGGAGAGGAAAGCAGGAGGGATGAGATTTGTAGAGGAAAAAATAGTCAGTGAACTTGCATGCAAGATGAGTTGTGAGGAAAGTCAATTTGTTAAAACATGATGAAGTTTTTCTCTAAATGTTAATTGGCAGTGTTACCACAGGTTCAAGAATAACTAGTGATcttttacagtacagtggtgccttgagatacgaaagACCTTGACActtgagtttttcaagatacaagccatcatttggctgatttttttgctgtgacttgaatttttttttttgatataaCCACTGTGTGGTGGTGGCAGTGAATTCAATTCACTTCACAAGTTTActgtaaacaaataataataataaataaataaaaaaaagagagaattacACTTGTATTTTATAAAGCACATGGCTTCAGCTTTGGCGAACATGTCCATTaagtttaataataacaaacagTGGAAAACACCttagacgggctaatgaatagcattgtGTTGCGGTTGCTTTAAGCAACGAATTTTTGGACATAAACTGTGGAACagtacatgtagacagataatataacaatactcacagtcatatattctttatcctctgcaaagaacgactaatattactgcagcttactgaggagtggCTGTCTCCAAATATAtcagtatgtctgtattatactgcgcccaggtggccaagatgcaggtaccagaaggagcagcacaatgtccattgaattgaattaaaaaaaaaaaaaaaaaaaaaaaaaaaaaaaaaagagtcaaaaaCTGAATAACTCttgacattctatttaattatgtcattaatgtatgtttttatagagTACGATATTATagtgtttttttcttatcaaaaaaacaattattattatatatttttttaatggcacaTCCATTAATTTCATGATTTGAGATACTGGTGTTTTGAATTACAAGTGTGGTTAGGGAAGATTTAATCTCACACCTCAAGACACCCTGTATAATTAAAATTGAAAGCACTGCAAAGGCACTCACCGGTACCCTAGATAAGGGGGCTTTGGATGGAGTGTTCTGGCCAAAGTTGGTGGCAGAGTTTACTGAGGAAATAGCAACAATTACATCACTGAATAAGCGGAAGTCCCAGGACAGCCATTTAAAGGATGTACCAGATGGTGCAGAAGTGGAGATAGGTGTGCTGGGGCCCTCCACGGGGCTGGGCGAGCCCAGCGCCAGGGTGGTGGGGGGCTGAGGAGGACTGGCCAGCTGGCCGGGGCCGGCAACTGTGGTGGAGGTGCCCAGCGGGGAGGACGTCCCCCCCACCGAGGCTCCGGAGGTAGCGTCGGCAGGCAGCAGGTCGCCCTGGGGGGAAACCGCCCCTCCCCCGAGGTCCATGAAGAGTGAGCGTAGCTTCTTCTCCAGAGCTTGGATGTCATCCGGCTTGCTTTGGCAGTCCATGGATGCGTCACACCTGGGAAATATCACTGAATTCCATTACAAAGTGACAAATTTGATTGGTCCAGCTCTATTAAAACTCACCTCGAGTCACATTCACCACAGTGAGCGTGCGTCTGCCCAGGCAGGACAGCTATCTGTGGCTGTGAGTGCACCGAGGTCGGTTGGACTGAAGAAACATTGGAGGAAGAAGGTGGGGGAGCTGCGGAGGAGGAAGCAAACTGAGGACCAACCACAGCGGTCGCGGGGACGACGCAGGAAGAGGTGGATGAAGTCGATGATGTGGGAGAGAGCGAGCGATGATCGAGCGGAGTTTCACTGGCCGGGAGTGTGGTCACCAGGGAGAGGGGAGGGGATGTGAGCATCGCCGGGAGAATGTTGGAGACACTGCTGAGGGGTAAGGTGGAAGGGACTGAAGCAGGAATGGATACTTGGGCCTGCGACAGAGTCACCACAGCAGCGGAGGAGGAAGCAGTAGGAGAGGCATCCGAGACCTCCTGGTTTGAACTAGAAATGCCGCCGCCAGCTAAAGCTTCGACTGCAGGAGTGGATGCCTGTGAGGCGAGAGAGGAGGGTGGAGGATGGATGGAGTGCATGGAGGCTGGGGCGGTGCTTGGTCCCGGATCCAACTGGCTCCTGTTCTGTCGCAGTTCCGAGAAAGCTTGCTGTAAACTGACTGCTCCTGCTGATTTCGACAACCCCAAACCTTGAGTTGGAACTGAGGAAAAATAATAGGAATAGAAATAATAAGGATATATTTTTTGGTGCACTTCTATAGACTTATATTATTCAGCCATGGGAACTTTATGTCATGCTCCTGTCATGTTTGATTAACCTTCAGACGGTCTTACTCCAATCCACCGGAAGTACTCGGATAAAAACCGACACGCTGTGACTTAACGGGAATAAACCCCGGTGAAGTGTGTAACGTATTTGGGACAAGATACAGTACAGattatatatagtataataaCATTGGAATGGCTCAGTATGTGGATAAATTAGTTGATACTGCTTTAGAAATGTATAAACTGAACATGCCTTTCAGAATGCTCAGCTAAGAACCGCAacaaagaggggggaaaaaaatttggatcgaaaaaaaaaaaaaaaaaaaattaaaaaaataaaaactatgacCAAAAATTGATAAATTGCCCAGCCCTACAAAAAGTGAATGGTGGACAAGGAGCTCAAATAAAATGCTTACCCGGTTCAATGGAAGATGCAGGGGATGCGGGAGCTGCGGGAAGGCTGAATTCCTTGAGCCTGACCTCAGGTACGGGGCTGACAATGAACTTGCGACCCGCGGAGTGGACCACTTGTCCTGTTGCGCGAGGGGGCGTGTCTAGATAAACacaatggttgtttattttgctCGAACTGGCTTGTGCATCTAAATGTTACAACATTTAGCTCAAACCGATCACCTGGCATGGGGATTGATATAGCAAGATTCGGCTGTGCCATGTCACCGATCATCTGGAAGCCAATCAAACACAATTAATTGTCAACAATCGACAGCATGATGCACCGGTTTTGCATTCACCTGGCTGCTAGCGTCCCTCTCCAAGCCCTTTTCATCGGCGTTCTCAATCACCTCCCGGACCTGCTCGATGAACGACTCCCTCTCGCCCTCCAAGATGAACTCGCTCTGGACCTGGGCACCATGAAATCCACTTTTAAATCCTCGTAaggggtataaaaaaaaaaaaaaaaaaaaaaaagaaagaaaagcaccAATCCAACGTACCATGATCTGGGCTATCTCCTCTGGGTTATCGCCATCCAGGTCAAACCTGAAGGTGACCATCTTCCTGTTGTGCGTCTCCAGTTGACACTCTGCTACTCTGTCTCCACGGTTGGATATCTTCACATAGACACAAATACATTAAGATACTGCCGCAAGGGGTGTCTCGGATGTCTGGCGTTTTCTCCGATTACATTGAGGACATTGAGTTTGGCTTTGGAGATCTTCTCGTGCCGCGACCGGCTCCGCACGGAACGTCTCTGGTGTCGCTTGGCGGAGCGGCCCTCGTGGCGgcctccccctcctccctcaTTGCCATCGCTCAGGCCCTCAGAGTAGCTACTGAAATGGTCGGTAAAAAGAGCAAAAGAGGCTAAACAAgagtgtggggggaaaaaaatggtacaTTTCCGATAAATTTCCATTGAAGTTAAGctggggaattttggaaatatttcaaaacggaaactttccatggggaTGAAGGGAATCTATGGGAGTTAACTGGAAATCAAGGGTAATTTAATGAAAAGGTATTTTATTTGACCATAAAAACAAACCATaagcagacatccatgcaaaTTAGATAGCTCTCCTTGCcccattacagtaccttaaatGTTCAATTTTCTTTGTTCCACTTTACTTGAGCGGCAGCACACACATTTCTGGTTCCTTCCTGCTCAGTGGCGGTGCTAGCGTGACGACTCCACAAGGGGACGCAAATTAaatcagaacagtccagttgtaaTGGATTCCTGCGCGTTGCCGCTCCTCCACAAATACCTCCCTGTGCAGCCGCAAATattacacattccaaaaaccgcCACTGTTCCCGCTTACTCACTTGGATTCCTataaattcccatggaaagtttacAACTTTTAAAATTTCTGGAATTTTGGAACCCTAATTGTGTGTCACAGGTATTTAGATGTGAtcaagatgcattatttattattacctCTCTATGGATGCTTGGGTTAGGGGTGGCTGCAGTTGGAAGCGAGACAGGTCGGAGGGCTGAGACACGGACTGAAATGCACACAGTAGAGTCAAAATACAGAAGCAATACACACCAACATTTGGGAGGATCAACAATGACTGAAATTATTACTAAACAGACAAAGGTTTGGGTTCTTCAGGGAGGAGGGACGTTCTCGACATGCCACGACCAGTACCTGCGGAGAGGCTTCTGTGACCGTATCGGGCGGGGCGGGCACTACACTGATGATTGGCACCGTGGTGGCCAATGGGTGAGACACGGGCACGGGAAGAGGGGAAACAGGAAGCGGCAGAGGGCAGGGAGGGAGGGCCACGGCCGCTGTCGGCAAGGTGACGGGAGGGGGCGGCGAAGGAGAAGGAACGAGGCTCGCTGAGGTTGCGGTACAGGTGGGCCCAGTGACACCGGGCTGGGGTGAAGAAGCGGAGGAGCCGATCAAAGGGGGAAGAGGAGACAGAAAAGGAAAGGTAAGTCAGCAAGGGGATGGACTAAAGAAGAATGTGGGAAAGGGTgcagcacacgcacacgcacgacaCCGCTGAGGTTACCTGAACCAGTGCTCGCTGAGCTtggtatagaaaaaaaatgtggttgaTAGTGGGAGATGGGCTGAGGTCACACGACTAAGCACACACACGAGAGAGTGATGAGACAAACCCGACATAGGCGGCATGCCGACGAGcgcagaggggggggggaagcaaagAGAAGCCAACTGAGCTGATGCCAGTGTGACGTCATTAAAgtcaatataaaaagaaaacatttatttatgtagtaCTGGTAACACATGACTGTCTGTACAGAGAGAGGCCTGCAGCAAGGAGATATGTGTGATGAAGCGAAAAACTGGACGGACGCACCCACCTGTAGAGAGGAATTCGAACAGTTTGCAAGGCTTTGTAGCATTTAAAACAAGGAAGGCTTATTTTTGTTACCTGCTGCGGGGTCCCTTGAGGGGTCAGTTGCGAGGCCAATGGTCCTAAAAGCGGGGAACCTGGGGCTGGCTGGGTGGTTGAAACCTGAGCCTGCTTTGTAGAAAACAGGAAATAATCAGAATTTATCTATGTCTTTCTGATGGGAAAATTGCATGAGCACAAACGCAAGGTACTTCTACTAGAGTACGGCTCTTAGTCTATGTTTCATTCTTGcgtatgcacacatgcacacagacaaatTGTCCGAGTATAAAACACACACTACGTAGACAGTTTGTAGCGTTCATAATATTGGGGTTAGGCTCATTAGATTGGGCTTTGTTCTCATGCATGGTCGGAAATTAAGGGTAAGTGCATGTTACACAgtcacagatgaaaccaaacaCTATTTTACTCGTTTGGGGATTCTCGTTTTGTGGACAGACAACCCACTCCGTTTCTTAACCTTCATCCCGAACCAAATCTGGTTTGAAATGTCACATGAATAACAATCAAATCACATTAGAATTACATTAGAATGGCTATCAACCCAAAATGAACCCTTAGAAGGCTGCATACATTATACTTGTCAAGAAAGTAACTTAAACAAGTATAGTTGCAATACATCAGCTAAACAGACAAATAAAAGCACGGGAATAAAAATGATACAAATGTCATGACAGAAAAGCTACGAAGAATGCGAAATGAAAACAATGACGAATATGACACCGAGCCTATCAGCTTTCTAAGGGTTTGACGGGTTGCAGCTGTAACCTTTGAACCCTGCAAAAGACAGtaataacaaacacaaaaagcaaaaaaataaataactgaatcAAAGCGGTACAACACaaagctacaaaaaaaatacacaaaattaaTGTCTGCACATTGCTTTATTTAATCTAAGCCTCTGTCgatttgttgtatgttttggtGTGTTTGTCCGCACAAATCAACAAAGTCTTTCGGCTTTATGACCTTTAGCCAATAGAAGAGAACCATTATATGTTACTCGATGTAGTTCATAAACCAATGAAACAATATTATTATGGCAAGCGACTTTGGATTAGCAGTGTAATATTCAAGTATACCATATGTATAGCATACTTGTACAAACACACGTTTccatatacagatatatatgaACATACAGACAAAATACTACTTACTTAGGACACATTgtgttaataattaaaaaaaaataaaaaataaaaaaggatgaGGCTTAGACTGTTTACAAAGCTGGTACAACAGGGCAAGTCTCAAGCAAATCTGAATACaccaactatttttttttaccattatttTGATCATTGTCAGGGAATAAAAAAAGTGAGACATTCGCAAAGAACATTTGAGACGTGCTCTGTAGCATCCAAGCGACTGGAAAGGGGTTAAATTCACAACCTTACTGCATGGGCAAAAAACATGATCTGGGGTGTCGGGTTGGTCGGGTACCACAACAGGAATTGCCCATGGGTCAAATTACCTTATCACTCGTCTAACGTGATACGTTACTATATTTTTACAATAATCACTTTCTATTTTGAAAAGTTGAAATTTGTAATAGAGTTGCACGGTGTACCGGTACTATAAAGGTACCGCGGTACCTCGCCGTCAAAAACGATACTATACCACATCTGGTATCGTGATAACACTAATCTCTAAGGCAATACCAATACATACAACTCAAGCAACAACATTGCAAAAATGTAATTGGACCCATGGGTTCAGACTTCCTCGAACGTTGAAAATGTGAACTCAGTACCAGTGTGGGGTTATTGGCCTGCATGGCCAGCAATGACTCATGGTACGTCATGTCGGGCTGGGAGGGAACCACCCCTCCATGTCGGGACCACACACTCGGAATGAGTGACTCCTGTTGGGCCGCCGACGTTCCCAGGTTGGAGGACGGGGTGGGAGGGAGAAAAAACTGCATGGAGGGCGGATGCGCCTGGCTTTCGGTTGAGTCACAGAATACAGCGGAGGACGACCGCGGGATGGACTGAGCGGCCGAGGAGTCGAAATGGAGGAACGAGGGAGGAGGCGACTGGAACTCTCCTGCATCAGAGGACTGCAGAGAATCGCTGGATGGCTCTGGACTTCGGTCTTTGGCGCTTAGGCCTGCGTGATGGAGGAGGAGACTTCCTGGCGGTAAGGGCAGCTCGGGACTGACATAGGAAAACATCTCTTCCGTTACCGGCTGGAGTCGAAGGTACGAGCCGGAGCCGCCCGACCCCGTTGAGGTGTTTTCATCCAGGGGGAGATCCATGGAACTCCTCCGGGCTCGGTACAGTCTGGAGGCCAGGAGGCTCGGGTCGTTGGCGGCTAAATGGTAGTCAAAAATGCTTCCCGTAGGCGGCGCCGCATCAGCTGTGACTGGCGGTGTTGACATCGGGTAGGTGGAAGGTGACGCGTGGTGTTGCGCGTCGGAGGATGAACAAGAAACAGGGCAACCGGTGGGTTGGTTCATCGAAGGTACTGGCGGAGGAATTGGACTGTGCGCGCTTAGTCTTTGCATGATGTGAGGGTGCAGGAAGCCTGGCTGAGGACCGGAATCGTAGCCCAAACCGGCAGCCGCTGCAGCCGCTTGCCTCTGCTGGTGGAAACTCAAGAGGCCGAGCTGGTGCGCAGTGATCGGGTAGCCGCCGTACGCCATGGCTTCGTAATGGTCAAGTAAGGCCGCTTGATTTAAACTCAGTCTCCTCACTACTTCTTCGTGTTCCGCCCTCATGTCCTTGTAGCCGTAGAACGTCAGCTCCGATTGTCCCGGGAGATGCAGATGCTCCCCCAATCCGAGTCTCTGAGGGAAACCGGGATTGGCCATGAAGAGAGAGGGCGGGTCCACGCCCTCCATGCCGGAGAAGGGGTGCAGGCTGCTCCCGTATCGGGGGTACGCCGGCTGAAAGTGGCGGGTATGAGCCTCCAGAATAGATGTGCTCTTGCGCCGCTGCGTGTTATACGCCTTTGGGGGGGCGGTCGGAGGAGGTGAGAAGGAAATGGGGCGTTCGGGGATGGAGGGGAAGAAAATAGTGGGGGGGTCTGGTAGTGTAGGGAGAGGGGCGCTCccccctgctcctcctcctgtgCTCGCTCCTCCACTGTAGGGGTGCGCCATTGAATGCTGCTGCGACAATGAGATACAGCGGGTTTAAGAATGACAGAAAGGCAATACAAAGAGCATCGTCTCTGAACAACATTTCTCCAAGAAGCAAAAAGACGTGGTTAGGGTAAATGAGACTATtccaaagaataataataaaaaaagaaagagagattGAGGGAAGGAAGCATGAGGGTGAAAAAGAGGtataaaaaaagatgacaacgTTAGGGAGGAGTACAgctggaagatgaaatattCGCTGGAACTTCAATCTGCCGATGCATCTTCACTCAGAATTTTTTGTAAAACCCTACGAAATGTCGACATCAGGAAGAATCTACCGATTTATGCTGGCATTCtagtacagtgatgccttgagccAGTGATCCGACTTTTGCGAGATACAAGCTGTTGTTGGGCATTACACGTTGTGCATTTCGAACGACATA includes:
- the wnk1b gene encoding serine/threonine-protein kinase WNK1 isoform X4, whose translation is MSDSKSSSKVVKFIAPAPPSPSLQNPRKNVNSSASSDTHVVEKLEGDLEGHPEVQRRQRRHTMDRDSKTAEHRFFRRSVICDSNATALDLPSKGAVILMSPLDCGGPPKLFAPQPLRPGSSERDGREALQGPSIESATPQPSLGLCGGSGEGPNQNVGRDSVAHARPTGSGVVHSTEQVKEPSTTALDVNNKTGDKQEDTTKDGKSAEEKERETELAKARAEQREAEKRVQEDIEEAETKAVGTSPDGRFLKFDIEIGRGSFKTVYKGLDTETTVEVAWCELQDRKLSKSERQRFKEEAGMLKGLQHPNIVRFYDSWEGPCKGKKCIVLVTELMTSGTLKTYLKRFKVMKIKVLRSWCRQILKGLHFLHTRAPPIIHRDLKCDNIFITGPTGSVKIGDLGLATLKRASFAKSVIGTPEFMAPEMYEEKYDESVDVYAFGMCMLEMATSEYPYSECQNAAQIYRRVTSGVKPGSFDKVAIPEVKEIIEGCIRTNKDERYAIKILLNHAFFQEDTGVRVELAEEDDGEMIAIKLWLRIEDVKKLKGKYKDNEAIEFSFDLNKDVPEDVAQEMVESGYVAEGDHKTMAKAIKDRVSLIRRKREQRQLVREEQAKRKLEAEQQEALKASHTQAEVDETEVEQQHHYQQLGISHTTEGGADSGQGSSLFSSDCPQLGQLTMSYSCPPASQPQSQSPYPSTPGGVAPAQQQHPAYAQPPQPVPASHRRRSRSMSVCVPPSSYSLAPTPLAPHLKRPFTPPPDLSSSSSHAGASPRAPRSAEKDTFATRLSKALEAVLPLHSAVSLPRVRRRRASLPALFSSPQHSMAHPYSGGASTGGGAGGSAPLPTLPDPPTIFFPSIPERPISFSPPPTAPPKAYNTQRRKSTSILEAHTRHFQPAYPRYGSSLHPFSGMEGVDPPSLFMANPGFPQRLGLGEHLHLPGQSELTFYGYKDMRAEHEEVVRRLSLNQAALLDHYEAMAYGGYPITAHQLGLLSFHQQRQAAAAAAGLGYDSGPQPGFLHPHIMQRLSAHSPIPPPVPSMNQPTGCPVSCSSSDAQHHASPSTYPMSTPPVTADAAPPTGSIFDYHLAANDPSLLASRLYRARRSSMDLPLDENTSTGSGGSGSYLRLQPVTEEMFSYVSPELPLPPGSLLLHHAGLSAKDRSPEPSSDSLQSSDAGEFQSPPPSFLHFDSSAAQSIPRSSSAVFCDSTESQAHPPSMQFFLPPTPSSNLGTSAAQQESLIPSVWSRHGGVVPSQPDMTYHESLLAMQANNPTLQAQVSTTQPAPGSPLLGPLASQLTPQGTPQQPGVTGPTCTATSASLVPSPSPPPPVTLPTAAVALPPCPLPLPVSPLPVPVSHPLATTVPIISVVPAPPDTVTEASPQSVSQPSDLSRFQLQPPLTQASIESSYSEGLSDGNEGGGGGRHEGRSAKRHQRRSVRSRSRHEKISKAKLNVLNISNRGDRVAECQLETHNRKMVTFRFDLDGDNPEEIAQIMVQSEFILEGERESFIEQVREVIENADEKGLERDASSQMIGDMAQPNLAISIPMPDTPPRATGQVVHSAGRKFIVSPVPEVRLKEFSLPAAPASPASSIEPVPTQGLGLSKSAGAVSLQQAFSELRQNRSQLDPGPSTAPASMHSIHPPPSSLASQASTPAVEALAGGGISSSNQEVSDASPTASSSAAVVTLSQAQVSIPASVPSTLPLSSVSNILPAMLTSPPLSLVTTLPASETPLDHRSLSPTSSTSSTSSCVVPATAVVGPQFASSSAAPPPSSSNVSSVQPTSVHSQPQIAVLPGQTHAHCGECDSRCDASMDCQSKPDDIQALEKKLRSLFMDLGGGAVSPQGDLLPADATSGASVGGTSSPLGTSTTVAGPGQLASPPQPPTTLALGSPSPVEGPSTPISTSAPSVNSATNFGQNTPSKAPLSRVPSQQPLEDLDAQLRRALSPETVSVSTPTQASHGAIPLSGQPTPLALKEDASTTAAPQAGVKLGRFQVLLATEEPHTQHPACTESSSTTSSSSSSTTSSSSSSSSSSLSSPENSLHKGSSSPLRVGGAQGGDVVDGLPQKMLGVSQRPSPLSSPCLSPKPTATIGRFQVTTNSEARVGRFSVSPAQEQSTEPRPSPPPPAQAANGPAEPAHSPSLDAAHKVSLPSLNSSNSFNNSYISSDNDSEFEDEDFKREINRLQEKHLSEIQALHTRQKEEIDGLFTRLGKVPPAAVLPPVIALAGKRRRPTKSKSSKSSRTSSSHGSKSPLQLGSALSAQSVPALCPGQLAQLAPGGLADPGDGGRSGERPLTAAPSSDILCSTYTSSAALSVPSLCATTPGCVKLSWGSERLAFKPVGRRTRFLSTPCLALWKMVKKVCPCNQLCRTNSTNAVSSSGPLWQSQGGSQCLNVSASHQRKGTFTDDLHKLVDNWARDLSQGKKSTKQLQQAPAQGHSYEVIQSAGLGRKFSAPSQLCPSSMAASTHLPSNPTTSLASRKGSLCQPPTSPAQPHPHPPPPHFIPYVPAPAYTAQWSGPAHGLSTPHAGPLLVSTSQPLSPYAASMGGQIPGQGPLHTFMHKSVSNPGGPNTRTT